In Oryza sativa Japonica Group chromosome 3, ASM3414082v1, one DNA window encodes the following:
- the LOC4333246 gene encoding uncharacterized protein — protein sequence MVALDLRNPPSAATTVKEDQQFTIFIDGVETALHEGVIQWNGGTVTLVSTGVLAVDRLQHVLVRGGGSGDVSFTRCGFAAAEACGVASFHRCDAVRADGAREVAVRRCRSADVERAGVVAIRRCKGAARVRGAGELHVGRCHEANVGGCADVAVGRCRAARADWCGAIGIERCGSADVSRCGAVRVDRCRAASVSGCGSVAVRRGKVNVIEQPPVCQEKPMYHLVHAEPVYAIPLEISSEIKLQ from the coding sequence ATGGTGGCACTAGACTTGAGAaatcctccctccgccgccacgaCCGTCAAGGAGGACCAGCAGTTCACCATCTTCATCGACGGCGTGGAGACAGCCCTCCACGAGGGTGTGATCCAGTGGAACGGCGGCACGGTCACTTTGGTCAGCACGGGTGTCCTCGCGGTCGACCGTCTCCAGCACGTCCTGGTGCGCGGCGGGGGCAGTGGTGACGTGAGCTTCACCCGGTGCGGCTTCGCGGCCGCGGAGGCCTGCGGGGTCGCGTCGTTCCATCGGTGCGACGCCGTGCGGGCGGACGGGGCGCGGGAGGTGGCCGTGCGCCGATGCAGGTCCGCGGACGTGGAGCGCGCCGGCGTGGTGGCCATCCGCCGGTGCAAGggcgccgcgcgcgtgcgcggcgcGGGGGAACTTCACGTCGGGCGGTGCCACGAGGCCAACGTGGGCGGGTGCGCGGACGTCGCGGTAGGCCGGtgtcgcgccgcgcgcgccgacTGGTGCGGCGCGATCGGCATCGAGCGGTGCGGGTCGGCGGACGTGAGTCGGTGCGGCGCCGTCCGCGTGGATCGATGCCGCGCCGCGTCCGTGTCGGGCTGCGGCAGCGTAGCGGTGCGCCGTGGCAAGGTGAACGTGATCGAACAGCCGCCGGTTTGTCAAGAGAAGCCGATGTACCACCTCGTCCACGCTGAGCCAGTCTACGCGATCCCTTTGGAAATATCGAGCGAGATTAAATTGCAGTAG